The genomic region AAGGATTCTTTGCCATGAATGTGACACAGTTTAATCtgcattttccttgttttttttttgcagaataaCCCCCCTTACAATAAGGGAGCCTTCAAGATAGAAATAAGTTTCCCAGCTGAGTACCCCTTTAAACCTCCAAAGATAATGTTTAAGACCAAGATATATCACCCCAATGTGGACGAGAAGGGTCAGGTGTGTTTGCCAATCATTAGCGCGGAGAACTGGAAGCCTGGAACGAAAATCAACCAAGGTACCAGGGATGGGGCATTGGGGAGCAGGCAGTCCATAGATCGATCTTCCCTGTGTTTCTGCTTTTCTACCTCCCTCTCCTCTGTGTGTtgctcttttcttttctcctgctcgCGCTCTCCTGCTCTCTCAGGCTATCCGTTTGCCTTCCTGCTCCTTGTCTAGGACAAAGCAGCTTGCAGCCAGCTTTTTTAAAGAGGCCTCGAGCCAGACTGGTGTTCTGGTTCTGTAAATACAAGGGAGAAGGCGTAGAGACTTGGGTATATAGTGGACTTGCTCCTCTGGCTCTTCTAGCAGGGTTTGAGAAGAGTCTGATGGATTAACAACTATTACCAGCTAGATTTAGGTTTACCCAGATGCctcttaactatttttttttcaatttactaTTTATTAACTTTTCCAATGATAACAAAATACATTGAAATGAAAATGTATAGCATAATACAGAAATGTCTTACACTCAGACTCAATAAGTAAGATATATTATTACACCAAGCAATAAGCCCTCAATATGGGTGGGAGATCCTACTCCAGAAGACGACttaattacaaaataaaacatatatcatGGTAAAGTGCTATAGAGGGACATTTTATTAGTAACTGAACGGTTACTCATACTAAGAGGGTGCAAGTCAATCACCAGCCTTAACTTCAGATTCTGCATCTCTATCTAGAAATTGTTTTAACTGAAAAGGCAAGAAAAACGTATATAAGATCTCTATattttacaaggaaattttaataaaaagttGTGCTTCCAGTTTCAAAACTCTGGGCTTTAAACCTAGACATTCTTTTCTCTTACATTGCGTTTCCCTTGCTAAATCCGGAAAAATCTGTAGTCTGAGGCCCATAAATAGTTCCCTTTGACGAGCCTCTTAACTTCTAAAATGCCCTCGCTGCTGACCAGCTGAGTACGTTGGCTCGTATTTCCCAGTCAGGAAAGGGCTGGCactggagatgttcccggggCAGGTCTGCAGTTGCGCCAGTGAGCCTGGAGTTCCTAGCGCTGACGGGCAACGTTTGACCAGGCAGCTCCACTCACATATGTCCCCGCAGTCCTAAATCTGGCTGGACAAACGGTTACATTTAGGAGGATTTACCTCTGCGGGGAAATCCATTGAACGATAACCAGGAAGAATTGCCCAATTACTTTACCCACTCAGTGagttttttaaaattgacccatcGGGATCCCTACCTTTTATTttgggaatgagcaacagggaaaggatccccccacccccttgggGACCGGCTACTGTAGGTGACGGGGTGCTGGGCTccgtggaccttggtctgactccaCGTGCCAGGTCTTGTACGCTTTCTTCTTTTTGCCTTGTATTCCCCGCCCTGACTGGATTTCTCAGGGACTCTGTGCTGGGCAGTTGCAGTTTGTGCCTCCGTCGCCCCGTGTTTAGATCTCTCTTgtgcttttttctttctctctaacactgtcttctccccctcccccacccacagtAATCCAATCCCTCATGGGACTGATCAACGAGCCTGAGCCGGATCACCCGCTGCGTGCGGACCTGGCCGAGGAATACGCCAAAGACCCGAAGAAATTCCTAAAGAATGCCGAGGACCACACGCGGAAATTCAGCGAGAAGAGACCCCCTGAACAATAGTGGGtctctttgccctcccctcctctcttcgGTGCATCTCTGTCTCTAACCACAGACTCTCCTGTTGGGGCTGctgtttcttcttctctctgCACTGGACGGTACTGGTGAGACGCCCTGTGCGGGGGGCTGTAGTACTGTGTCCTGGGCTGAGGTGCTAGCCACGgaaacctctgtccatcctgcacGTCGCCTGGGTCAGCAGCTCCCGGTCACCTCTCCTCCCTCTGATTTAGAAGCCGCTGGTTGGTGCTGTCCGTCCCCCCGCCCCCTAGTGCAGTCTCCATTTCTGGCCGTCCGTGTGAGACGGTGCTGGTAACAGGATGAGTTCAGCTCTGAATATGGGGTCTGCTGAAGAAGGAACCGGTCCAAGGGGTGCATTGTTTCAGCTGCCTCTGAAATATATTTCTTGTACACAAACGAGACGTTTGCTCCTTATATAATTCCCCCTTTTTACCCTGGCACTGAGAGCAATTCCTCACCAGAGGGGGGAGTATTCGTTAATCCCGTTGTAGTCCTCTTCTCTACTTCCCCTTTCCCCCGATATCCTCCTCACTCTATGGCTGGGTCCAGAGGAGAGGCTCATAAAGGGAAGGAAACTTTAAATTGATACCCATGTTCTGCAGTGCTGTGAACAT from Rhinatrema bivittatum chromosome 13, aRhiBiv1.1, whole genome shotgun sequence harbors:
- the UBE2L6 gene encoding ubiquitin/ISG15-conjugating enzyme E2 L6 isoform X1, producing the protein MASSRRLMKELDEIKASGLHCFQNIQVNPSNIFVWNGLLLPNNPPYNKGAFKIEISFPAEYPFKPPKIMFKTKIYHPNVDEKGQVCLPIISAENWKPGTKINQVIQSLMGLINEPEPDHPLRADLAEEYAKDPKKFLKNAEDHTRKFSEKRPPEQ
- the UBE2L6 gene encoding ubiquitin/ISG15-conjugating enzyme E2 L6 isoform X2 gives rise to the protein MFKTKIYHPNVDEKGQVCLPIISAENWKPGTKINQVIQSLMGLINEPEPDHPLRADLAEEYAKDPKKFLKNAEDHTRKFSEKRPPEQ